A stretch of Leptospira hartskeerlii DNA encodes these proteins:
- a CDS encoding CarD family transcriptional regulator, whose protein sequence is MAGKKKQSGYDHGVGDYVVYPIHGVGEITEISKKVILGKKKECYVMEIQGSKMKVMIPVDKAKQVGIRPIIDKKDIKKVINLLKKDEVDTEEDWKIRYQNNLNKIKSGSIFEVADVCRNLFRRANGKELSIMERKLYESAYNLVKMEVALSKGVSQEEAGNLVSDVLASTFAPGERVPVAAVDVDEE, encoded by the coding sequence TTGGCTGGCAAAAAGAAACAATCTGGCTACGATCATGGCGTAGGCGACTACGTCGTATATCCGATCCACGGGGTAGGTGAAATCACCGAAATCTCCAAAAAGGTTATCCTGGGAAAGAAAAAAGAGTGCTACGTAATGGAAATCCAGGGTAGCAAGATGAAGGTGATGATCCCGGTCGATAAAGCAAAGCAGGTCGGAATTCGACCGATTATCGACAAGAAGGATATCAAAAAAGTTATCAATCTACTCAAGAAAGACGAGGTCGATACTGAAGAGGACTGGAAGATCAGGTACCAAAACAACCTGAACAAAATAAAGTCCGGATCGATCTTCGAAGTGGCGGATGTGTGCAGGAATTTATTCCGCAGGGCAAACGGTAAAGAACTGTCCATCATGGAACGTAAATTGTACGAAAGTGCGTACAATCTAGTAAAGATGGAAGTCGCCCTAAGCAAAGGAGTTTCCCAAGAAGAAGCTGGGAACCTTGTGTCAGATGTTCTAGCTAGTACATTTGCTCCGGGAGAAAGAGTTCCCGTAGCTGCAGTCGACGTAGACGAAGAATAG
- a CDS encoding cytochrome c oxidase subunit 3 family protein — protein MSTANHTGGFHHAHHFNSLEHQYDTSKQGIWLFLVTEILMFGGLFVAYAIYHSLYPQVFHAGSKQLSVVLGAVNTVVLLFSSFTMALGINYVQRGMKNKAIIALAVTIACAAIFMVVKFFEYTHKFHVGTVPGKYAYTEELSASGEKVTKVGALLAEANKLSVAEREHKLHLDETEYEHLTLLEKTKNWPLFFGFYFVMSGIHGLHVLAGAFLIFWVLLKVIKNQVGPEYYTPVEGVGLFWHVVDLIWIYLFPLLYLVG, from the coding sequence ATGAGTACCGCTAATCACACAGGTGGTTTTCATCACGCACATCATTTCAATAGCTTAGAGCATCAGTACGATACTTCTAAACAAGGGATCTGGTTATTCCTTGTTACGGAAATCCTAATGTTCGGTGGATTATTTGTGGCTTACGCCATCTACCATTCTTTGTATCCTCAGGTTTTCCATGCAGGAAGTAAGCAGCTTTCCGTGGTCTTGGGCGCAGTGAACACAGTTGTTCTTCTTTTCAGCTCCTTCACTATGGCGCTTGGAATTAACTATGTGCAAAGAGGAATGAAAAATAAAGCGATCATCGCTCTTGCGGTGACTATCGCTTGCGCTGCGATCTTCATGGTCGTAAAGTTTTTCGAATATACTCATAAGTTCCACGTAGGTACAGTTCCTGGAAAATACGCTTACACAGAAGAGTTAAGCGCTTCCGGTGAGAAGGTAACCAAAGTTGGTGCTCTACTTGCTGAAGCTAACAAACTTAGCGTAGCAGAAAGAGAACACAAACTTCATCTGGACGAAACTGAATACGAGCACCTGACTCTTTTGGAAAAAACCAAAAACTGGCCTTTGTTTTTCGGATTCTATTTCGTAATGTCCGGTATTCACGGTTTGCACGTTCTTGCAGGTGCGTTCTTGATTTTCTGGGTACTTTTGAAAGTAATCAAAAATCAAGTTGGTCCTGAATATTACACTCCTGTAGAAGGTGTGGGTCTATTCTGGCACGTGGTGGACTTGATCTGGATTTACCTTTTTCCTCTTCTTTATCTGGTGGGATAA
- the ctaD gene encoding cytochrome c oxidase subunit I, whose protein sequence is MAHEQHNYLNHQKGIWSWLTTLDHKRIGIMYFVAIMSFFFLGGVFALLVRAELFTPGKTLFSADVYNRMMTYHGAIMVFMVIVPGIPAIFGNFVLPIMIGAKDVAFPRLNLMSWYMLMIGAMITGSTLFMQNVDTGWTFYTPYSSIKTGMGVIPMVLGVFIIGFSSILTGLNFIVTTHKLRAPGMTMNRIPLMVWALYSTAILQVLATPVLAITLLLLIAEKALGVGIFDPQLGGDPVLFQHFFWFYSHPAVYIMILPAMGVISELVATYSRKVIFGYTAIAYSSLAIAGVSFLVWGHHMFVSGQSEFAGILFSFITMLVGVPTAIKLFNWISTMYKGSIRLDAPMLFAIGFMFLFTIGGLTGVYLASTGMDVHFHDTYFVVAHFHYVMVGGTLMALMGALIYWFPKVTGKIYSDLLGRIAWVFIFTGFNVTFFPQFILGNMGMPRRYYDYLPTFTELNQMSTFGSWLIGTGFLVGLFGVFHALLKGKEAGNNPFGGKTLEWTIPSPPPHENFDKTPVISGGPYEYR, encoded by the coding sequence ATGGCCCACGAGCAACATAATTACCTGAATCACCAAAAGGGGATTTGGTCCTGGCTTACGACCTTAGATCATAAGCGTATCGGGATCATGTACTTTGTCGCGATCATGAGCTTCTTCTTTTTAGGAGGAGTTTTCGCTCTATTAGTTCGCGCAGAATTATTCACACCTGGAAAAACCCTTTTTTCCGCAGACGTTTATAACAGAATGATGACCTACCATGGAGCCATTATGGTGTTCATGGTGATCGTTCCTGGTATTCCTGCAATTTTCGGAAACTTCGTTCTTCCGATCATGATAGGAGCAAAAGACGTAGCTTTCCCAAGATTGAACCTAATGAGCTGGTACATGCTGATGATCGGAGCTATGATCACTGGATCCACTCTGTTCATGCAAAACGTAGATACTGGTTGGACCTTCTATACTCCATATTCTTCCATTAAAACCGGAATGGGTGTGATCCCGATGGTTCTTGGAGTTTTCATTATTGGATTCTCCTCCATTTTAACCGGTTTGAACTTCATCGTTACCACTCATAAATTGAGAGCGCCTGGAATGACCATGAACAGAATTCCTCTCATGGTTTGGGCGCTTTATTCGACTGCGATTCTGCAAGTATTGGCAACTCCAGTTCTTGCGATCACTCTGCTTCTTCTTATCGCAGAGAAAGCTCTCGGAGTGGGGATTTTCGATCCTCAGTTGGGAGGAGATCCTGTGCTATTCCAGCACTTCTTCTGGTTCTATTCCCACCCTGCGGTTTATATCATGATCCTTCCTGCGATGGGAGTGATTTCCGAGTTAGTTGCCACTTACTCTCGTAAGGTCATCTTCGGATACACTGCAATTGCTTACTCTTCCTTAGCGATCGCCGGGGTTTCCTTCTTAGTTTGGGGACACCATATGTTCGTTTCTGGACAATCAGAGTTCGCGGGAATTCTGTTCTCCTTTATCACAATGTTGGTAGGGGTTCCTACAGCTATCAAATTGTTTAACTGGATCTCAACAATGTATAAAGGAAGTATCCGTTTGGATGCTCCTATGTTGTTCGCTATCGGGTTCATGTTCTTATTCACCATTGGTGGATTGACCGGAGTCTATTTGGCTTCTACCGGTATGGATGTTCACTTCCACGATACTTACTTCGTGGTAGCTCACTTCCACTATGTGATGGTTGGTGGAACTCTGATGGCTCTTATGGGGGCGCTGATCTACTGGTTCCCTAAAGTTACCGGAAAAATTTATAGCGACCTACTCGGAAGAATTGCCTGGGTCTTTATCTTCACCGGATTTAACGTTACCTTCTTCCCTCAATTCATTTTGGGAAATATGGGAATGCCTCGTAGATACTACGACTATCTTCCAACATTCACAGAATTGAACCAAATGTCTACTTTCGGATCTTGGTTGATCGGAACAGGATTCTTAGTCGGACTTTTCGGAGTGTTCCACGCACTTCTGAAAGGAAAAGAAGCAGGCAATAATCCATTTGGAGGAAAAACTTTGGAATGGACCATTCCTTCTCCTCCTCCACACGAAAACTTTGACAAGACCCCAGTAATTTCCGGAGGGCCATATGAGTACCGCTAA